DNA from Rhipicephalus microplus isolate Deutch F79 chromosome 5, USDA_Rmic, whole genome shotgun sequence:
TCAGTATTGCCCAACTGTCAGGCGACTAGCTCGTTTATAAAAATATGCGATTAAAAATTAGCAGCTTGACCAAATCGCTCGAATTTTGCCAGCTTGTATGTGAACATACAAGAATCAGCTCATAAAACATACATTATGgttgaaaattgggtgtcatgacccctttaaggcAACTTATTTCTGTGATAATTGTAGTGATAATTGTGCAATAACTCAAATATTTTAAcatgaattatttatttttgtgttttcatggTTATAATTGGACATGACAGTTTTCCCTGTAATGTATCTGTTGTGTCACGggtgatttttttcttgtttgtttagcTTAAGAAAATGCTATAAACATAAGTTCTGTAAGCAATAAAATGCATTTACAACCCACCTTCACCTTGTACGCCTGAAGTGCTGTTCACCACTTTGTCCTGCCAAGGCACCTGACCGTCTGTGATGAAGTAGTGCGCCAATTTATCTCGCACTTCCTTGGCATACCTACAACGCATAAGTGCCATGTGAAATTTCTGTCGGCACAGCCACGATGGAAGACACACACTGTAAAAGGAGCATGCTGAGCTTGAAAatctcacgcatagttgcatttcaGTGTCGTAGTCATGACGCTACATTGCCAAAGTGTTCCTCATTTTTATGTATTAATGAGCGCTACCTCTGCTGTCTATTTTCTACGACATCATCACAGCTTCTGATAGAATGCATATTTGCTGACTAACTTTAGAAATTTCGATATGTCAAGTTCCATGGCAGCCAAGGTCAGCAACTGCTTGCATTTGGACAAAACCATTGTACACTTTTGAGAGAACGATTGCCCTGTACAGTTAAATTTAATTAGGGCTGATGCACACCGGCGACGaggagcggtcgcgcgaccatttgtgactggtcgcgaacggtcgcactGCTTGTACACTCTGCAAGCTGTCGTATATGCAGTGAATATTTCTGTGCCTACACATTTTAGCGAATCATAAGCATGCATCAACCTTTTCATGGAAGAGCGTACGGGCTCATATCACTCAGGTTGAAGAAGGGCAACCTAAACGTACCTGTAGCAATTTGCTTAGCATGGATTTCTGAAAAGCTGTAAATTCAAGGAGGACCTATTTCGCAAAACGTACATCACTCAAGTCTATGTTCAAATTGCTTTCACACAATGTGCTACCGTCCACAATATGTTTTGCCACTGCGCTACTGTCCACAGTGTATTGGGTCACTGTCATTTTAACAAAACATACGTATAATTGTAGCAAGGTGCAGGGGTTAAACACTGCCTATGTTTGTGAGAAATTTCGCATGTGTACTTGTGCAAACACACACCGTCGTGCATGCAGATACATAAAGGGTGGTTGGTTGAACCTCCTCCCTCCCCAatgctgaaaaatatttttggcatgAATACTCTTTGAGTGCCTCGAACAGCACATCAATTTGTCCTAACAATTTGTGCATAATTGTACTCGCAAAGCTTAGGATTGTTTCTCACTTATTTTATAACATCATTAATAATTGTGCTCTATATAGTACCTGTGCATCAGGATAACAGAAAACGGGAACTGACACGTCCACAATGTAATGTCATTGTGTAGCGCAGAATCCCATTTTCTGGGATTTTACAAGCGGAAACCACGTACTGATTACGCAATAACCACAACAGATGGTTTTGAAATATTCACCACCTGAGATTCTTAACGTACGTGCGCAACAAACGCGCCAACTTAagtgcatttcgcctccacctaaagGCAATCGATGCGGCCGTAATCAaattcgtcacctacgcgtaaaCTGCCAGCCGCAGTAACGACTGCACCATCGAGCCCGCATACGTCATAAATGCAATTCGTTCTATCCGTCCAAGCAAAACTTCCTTACAAGCGAAGCGCAGCTGCAAGCCACAGCATATTAATCTTCAAACCACACGCTCTTACCTAATGGTCATGGCCAGGCAGTCGTGCGCCGAAATTGTAGGCCGGTGGTTTGTGTCCTGCTTGGATATTGCGGGGCGCAGCAGTTCGAGCAAAGTATCGAACGTTCGTGGCGGCATCCGCATGAAGCTAACCACCAAAAATAGAATGAGATAACATGTTATGCACTATCTTATAAGCACGTAAAACAACCATAAACTTACTCTCGGAAATACTTATAAGCACGTAAAACAACCATAAActtactctcggaaatactcctcgtcgtgcgaGCGCAAGTCAGGAAGCAGACGCCCTGTGTGGCCAGCCACTTCTCGCGAGCGAAAGGACGGTCTCACCCaccaccgccttgcttgctttgaagGCTTTCgggctgccagcgctgacacgttGGCTGAGCACATCAGCACCGCCACAACCTCTTCTTCATCACTCAAGTCTATGATGCTGCCGGgagaacgcacacacacacagccgtCAAAAACAAACGCATCGCGCTCAGCGGGCTCCGTATCTGATCAGCTGATCGTCGCCGGTCGCCCAAGttctcgttgataacgagatctgtacgtgactctccggttttgcgacttccggtcgctcgcatgcagccttgccggtgtgaacgtcgctcgcaatttggtcgccagtcgcaaatggtcgcgcgaccgcggctagtcgccggtgtgcaccaaccttaacatgtagattcgggccaatttttcaGAAAGGTTCTTGTGGTGAACGGGGGTCCAAGCTAGCATTTGGTCACCTGGTTAGTAGTCGACTTGAATGTGGCGGGGGTTGTAGCTCCGTGTGCCGATGTCCTGTTATTTATGTTTACAAGAGCAAGTTAGCATGCTTCCTCAGCTCATTAAACAAACTACTCTGAGCCTTCATCGAGATTGTCGAGTTTGTTCATGTCGCATGATAGCATGGCATTCAACATCGTCTGCACATAACAACCGTATAGAAGATGAAACGGCATGAAGCGTGTGGTTTCCTGCGTTGCGGTATTGTACACGAATGTTACGTAAGGAAGTACctcgtcccacgtcttgtgctgctTGTCTATGTAC
Protein-coding regions in this window:
- the LOC119174042 gene encoding uncharacterized protein LOC119174042, whose protein sequence is MRMPPRTFDTLLELLRPAISKQDTNHRPTISAHDCLAMTIRYAKEVRDKLAHYFITDGQVPWQDKVVNSTSGVQGEGVDTSLLSRIRGTFPFRCMSWPRW